The region GCCATTCAATGGACTGACCAAATCGTACACATCAATAATTATCGGCTGATTTGCTCCCGCAAGATCCCGCGCCTGTTCGGCATTGACCGACCAGAAGACTGTTTCGCAATAGGGCTTGAGCAACTCAGTCAGGTATTCGCGCTGGGGTTTGCCGTGGTAATTCAGCAAGGACTTATCCTTCCCCATTCGGGTACTTCGACCGCCGGTCAGGATGAGTCCGTTAATCACGGCGAAAGTCCCGTTTACCGCCCGTTTTCTCCATAAGCTTGGTTTCTTTGATAACGATGTCGTGCGAAAAGGCTTTGCACATGTCGTAAATCGTCAAGGCCGCTACCGATGCACCAACCAGGGCTTCCATCTCCACACCCGTTTTTCCTTCTGTCGATACCAGACAACTGACAATGGCGTCGTCGCCATCGGTGGTAATGGTAATCTGACAATTATCCAGCCCAAGCGAATGGCAGAGGGGAATTAGATCGTCGGTGCGTTTGGCGGCCATGGTTCCGGCAATGATGGCCGTTTGAAAGACAGGGCCTTTTTTGGTAGCAATATCGGCCCCACTGAGGTGCTGCATAATGTCGGGGCCAAGCGTAACGATTGCCTGAGCGCGGGCCGTACGGCGGGTAACCGTCTTGGCACCCACATCAACCATGGCCGGGTTGCCGTCCGCATTGAGGTGCGTAAATGAGTTCATAGCTTTTTGGGAACAGATATACAAAGGTAAACGCTCCTGTTCAGGATTGCTTCGTTGCAGCCAAACAGCCTGTTAAATAGTTCGTTTGCCAACTGCTGGCATTCCGCTCGTTATCCGGCCTTTACCTCACTAGTTTATAACCTACAGCCGGGTTCATTGTAGTACAGGATAACAAAGCCATAGTACAATTATATCATCCTTTACTCAATGAAAAACAGTTTCATGAACAACCTAAAAACACCTCTGGAGCACAGTACTCCCAGGCGTGCATTTCTGCGCACAGCCACCGCTGCGGCCGTTACGGGTGGGCTCCTGACGGCCTGTTCGACGGCTACCCCCGACATTAGTCCGAATGGCGGACGAGCAGCGGGCGATGTCATTACGCTACCCGGCGGTGACCTGGGTATTCTCAATTATGCCTTCGTGCTGGAGCAGATCGAATCCCGTTTCTATGAGTTAGTACTGGCGAATCCCTATTCGGGCATGACCGCCATGGAAATGCAGTTGTTTCAGGATTTACGCAATCATGAAGTAACGCACCGGGCGTTTTACCGGGCCGCTTTAGGTAGTGCCGGTATTCCCGATCTAACCCTGAATTTCAGCGACATCAATTTCAAGGAGCGTACGGATGTATTGGAGGCCTCCCGGAAATTTGCCGAAATCGGAACGGCGGCTTACAACGGCGGAGGCAAGTACCTAACCGACCCCGAAAACCTGGCAGTGGCGGGTAAGATCGTTTCGGTAGAAGCCCGGCACGTGTCGATCATCCGCGAGATTGAGTACATGAATCAATCCGCTTTCTCTGGCGACAATATCGTCATCGAGGGCCTCTTCATTAAACTCGAACCGGCTGAGGTAGTCCCGATTGCTCAAAAATATGTCCTTGAAATTATTGATGCTCACAACCTGCCGTCAGTCGCAGCCTAACCCGTTTGACCAGTTATGAATCTACAATCCATTTTTACTGAACTTCAACAGGTTGACGGCGAATTTTTCGACCGGCTGGAGCACGTATCCCGGCGGGGCCTGTTCAGCAGCCTGACCCGTAAAACGGTGGCCGTAGCGGCTCCGGCAATCATGGCTTCGGCCTTAACGAACGCCTACGGACAAAGTAGTCAGTTACCACAAAACGTAGTGGATGTGCTGAACTTTGCCCTCTTACTCGAATACCTTGAATCGGACTTTTACGAAATCGGCACCAACACGCCCGGACTGATTCCCGACCAGCATAAACTGGCGTTCGAATACATCAGGCGGCATGAAGAATTACATGTCAAGCTGCTCAAAAAAGTATTGGGCGATAAGGCGATCCCCAAACCCGCTTTCGATTATTCGGCCAAGGGAAACTTCCCCGATACATTTTCCAATTTTCAGACCTTTGCGGCCGTTTCCCAGGCGTTTGAAGACACGGGCGTTCGAGCCTATAAAGGACAGGCCCCGAATCTGATGAACGACAAGCCGATTCTGGAAACAGCCCTTCAGATTCATGCTACCGAAGCGACACACGCGGCCCGCATCCGCTACCTGCGCGGCCAGAAAGGCTGGATACCACTAGCCAGCTCGTCGGGGTTACCACAGGCAGCCGCAGCCGTTTACGCGGGCGAAGACAATGTCGTACAAAAGGGAATCAACCTCGCCAGTTTATTAAATGGGCAGGTACCGCTGGAAGGCATCACCGAAGCTTTCGATGAGCCGCTAACCCGCGAACAGGTGACCGCCATTGTGTCGCCATTCCTGGCGTAACGTGCGTAAACTATATTTTTCAACTGAAGCCGTCGGTCATTTAAACGATGTACCGACGGCTTCATTCGTTGTCTAGTCGTCAGGTTAAGATTTTGGTGTGATCAACTAGGTTGCCTCGTGCCCCCGTTGGGCATAGTCTGTGACTATGTCCTGGCGTTTTCCGGTCTCTGACCGGTGTATCAGTCCTTGCGAGCTCACTAGTCAGAGACCGGAAAACACTCAGACATAGTCACAGACTATGCCTAACATCCCTGCCTGAAATTCGGAATAACTCCTGTTTATTGCTTGCCATGCCGGAGTAATTCGTTTGTAGGATGGCCTGTTTTGGACGTAACTTGTCCTGACATTTTCGCCTTTATCACCTATGATTTCCGTTGCCGACGCTTTTGCCATCACTCAACAACATCTACTAACGCTCCCGACCGAAACGGTTCCATTGCCCCTCGCAAACGGTCGGGTACTTCGCGACGCCGTCCGGGCCGACCGCGACTTTCCACCGTTTGACCGGGTAGCGATGGATGGTATTGCCATTCGATTTGCTGATTATGCCGCCGGGCAGCGCACGTTTGCTGTTGCGGGTATTCAGCGCGCCGGTCAACCACAGCAGACGCTGGCAGAAGCCAATAGCTGTCTGGAAATAATGACCGGAGCCATGCTGTCCATTGGTGCAGATACCATTGTTCGCTACGAAGATGTGAATATTACCGATGGACAGGCGACCGTTACTATTGACGATGTGCAGCCGGGCCAGCATATTCACCCTCAAGCAACGGACCGGCGGGCGGGCGATGAGCTGTTGTCCCTGGGAATGCGGCTTGGGCCACCCGAACTGGCGGTGGCGGCATCGGTCGGGCAGATTACGGTACACGTTACGGCCCTGCCCCGCGTGGCGCTCATATCCACCGGCGACGAGCTGATCGATATTGCCGATACGCCCCTACCCTACCAGATTCGCCGGTCGAATACGTACATGCTCCGGGCGGCTCTGGGCTCGTTGGGTATTGATGCCTCGCTCCACCACATTATTGACGATGAAGCCATACTGGCCGACCAGATTGCCGGTCTTCTGGCGGCTAATGATATGTTAATTCTGAGCGGGGGCGTCTCCGCCGGAAAGGCTGACTTTGTCCCGGCGGTTCTGGCGCAGCTGGGTGTTCAGAAGCACTTTCATAAAATTGAACAACGGCCGGGAAAACCACTCTGGTTTGGCTCAACCCCAACGAAAACCGTCTTTGCGCTCCCCGGCAACCCGGTGTCGACAGTGCTGTGTGCGTATCGGTATGTGCTGCCTTACCTGCGGGCTTCCCTCGGGTTACCAACGCAGGCAACGCGTTACGCTCAACTGGCCGAACAGGTTGTGTTTAAACCAGCCATTACTTATTTCCTGCCCGTCCGATTAACATCCGAACCCGATGGCCGTACGCTGGCCCATCCCCTGCCCGGCTCCGGCTCGGCAGATTTCGCCAACCTGTTAGCCGCTGACGCATTCATGGAACTCCCCGCCGACCGCTCGGAATTTGGCGCAGGGGAAGCGTTTCAGATTTGGGAAACGAGATAGTTTTTAA is a window of Spirosoma linguale DSM 74 DNA encoding:
- a CDS encoding hypothetical protein (KEGG: bxe:Bxe_A3428 hypothetical protein), whose protein sequence is MNLQSIFTELQQVDGEFFDRLEHVSRRGLFSSLTRKTVAVAAPAIMASALTNAYGQSSQLPQNVVDVLNFALLLEYLESDFYEIGTNTPGLIPDQHKLAFEYIRRHEELHVKLLKKVLGDKAIPKPAFDYSAKGNFPDTFSNFQTFAAVSQAFEDTGVRAYKGQAPNLMNDKPILETALQIHATEATHAARIRYLRGQKGWIPLASSSGLPQAAAAVYAGEDNVVQKGINLASLLNGQVPLEGITEAFDEPLTREQVTAIVSPFLA
- a CDS encoding molybdenum cofactor synthesis domain protein (TIGRFAM: molybdenum cofactor synthesis domain protein~PFAM: MoeA domain protein domain I and II; MoeA domain protein domain IV; molybdopterin binding domain~KEGG: rsq:Rsph17025_3095 molybdenum cofactor synthesis domain-containing protein); this translates as MISVADAFAITQQHLLTLPTETVPLPLANGRVLRDAVRADRDFPPFDRVAMDGIAIRFADYAAGQRTFAVAGIQRAGQPQQTLAEANSCLEIMTGAMLSIGADTIVRYEDVNITDGQATVTIDDVQPGQHIHPQATDRRAGDELLSLGMRLGPPELAVAASVGQITVHVTALPRVALISTGDELIDIADTPLPYQIRRSNTYMLRAALGSLGIDASLHHIIDDEAILADQIAGLLAANDMLILSGGVSAGKADFVPAVLAQLGVQKHFHKIEQRPGKPLWFGSTPTKTVFALPGNPVSTVLCAYRYVLPYLRASLGLPTQATRYAQLAEQVVFKPAITYFLPVRLTSEPDGRTLAHPLPGSGSADFANLLAADAFMELPADRSEFGAGEAFQIWETR
- a CDS encoding hypothetical protein (KEGG: hypothetical protein), encoding MKNSFMNNLKTPLEHSTPRRAFLRTATAAAVTGGLLTACSTATPDISPNGGRAAGDVITLPGGDLGILNYAFVLEQIESRFYELVLANPYSGMTAMEMQLFQDLRNHEVTHRAFYRAALGSAGIPDLTLNFSDINFKERTDVLEASRKFAEIGTAAYNGGGKYLTDPENLAVAGKIVSVEARHVSIIREIEYMNQSAFSGDNIVIEGLFIKLEPAEVVPIAQKYVLEIIDAHNLPSVAA
- a CDS encoding molybdenum cofactor biosynthesis protein C (TIGRFAM: molybdenum cofactor biosynthesis protein C~PFAM: molybdopterin cofactor biosynthesis MoaC region~KEGG: hypothetical protein) is translated as MNSFTHLNADGNPAMVDVGAKTVTRRTARAQAIVTLGPDIMQHLSGADIATKKGPVFQTAIIAGTMAAKRTDDLIPLCHSLGLDNCQITITTDGDDAIVSCLVSTEGKTGVEMEALVGASVAALTIYDMCKAFSHDIVIKETKLMEKTGGKRDFRRD